TTGGCAACTGCCTCGTCCAGTTTTCATCTTGAAAAGGTAACTTCCAACTCGTCTTCAAACGTAATCTTACCACGCCTGCCCAAAGAATCTCCTTTCACGTCCATGGAACTGCCTCAGCAAATTGCAAGACCGGAATCAGAATCgacttttgattttgatgctCCGCTTCCAGTACATGAAAAGGCGGCGTGGACGTCTGAATCTGATGATTTATCGTACTTTAGTGAAGTTGGTGAGGAAGAATATGATGAGATTCACTTTTCAGAGTTTTCTGATAGGGAAAGTCTTGCGGTTGACTATGAGGACGACACAGCTGAAAATGATTCGGATTCTAATATCAAAGACTAGAGAATATAGTTATACCTTAGGGACACCTTAGGGTCCTCTTTCAATCTTAATAACTGACCTTGCTCGACCCATTGTATCCTTTATGACTGTCTTGCTCTATTATGCCTTCTATTATTacatattattattatattattattatattattgtCAATCTTTTGATCGGTTTAGGatgagaataaataaaattttcGATTTTTGGCACTGTGTTGTGCCGAGCAGGCCGTAGGCGGTTACATCACTTTCGATCATAGGGCTTAGACCGTGCTTTGACTTTCGTCGGTTGTAATTCTGTATTCGCTCGCCGAAGCTGGATGGGTCGAAGACCTATGTATTTACCGTTCATTTCCTTAAAGGCCCTGAAGTAGTCATCTGCGTCTTTAAACGCAACAAATCCATATCCCTTATTCTTCCCAGTCCGGTGATCCATGACAACTTTACATTTAGACATTGTAGGGTACTTCTTGAAGCCTTGTATAAGATTTGAATCTGTTACCCCTGGTGATAGATTGCCAACAAATAAGCGAAAGTGGGTCGGATCCCATTCGAGCAAGCTGGAATCTTCCCAAGTTTTACCTCCGCCGGTTCGCTTAACTGTGACTCGGCTCTTGGCAGACTCGTTCGCTGCTGGTTGCGATGTCTGAGATATCAACTGTCTGCTGTTGTCTTGTCTTATAGCGTAAACAGACTGTTGGAGGGCTGCAGCCCTTTGAAACTCCTCATCAGTCAATGGTCCAGTACCTGGAAGTTGGAGTTCAGGCCCTTTAAGTGCTGATGGAGGGGGGGTGACTGATAATTGtcttggaggtggtgggcggcgactcttcttctgttggaGCTTTagcttgaaattttcagcagctctAGACATGGTTGTAAAGGAGGCCAAGAGGTTTGGATTTAACCTAGAAGGATCTCCGCTGCTCTTTCATTAAGCCATGAAGCGGCTCACGCCCCGCAATATGCGGATCGTTCGCCTGTCTGAGACCCAAATTTACTATCTTTTGACCCCCTAGGCAGACCATGGAGATAAGCAAAATGCTAATAGATCCTGAAGAGGATCCAACAGTGCCGCTGGGTGATAATTCACCGTCACTCTCAACCGACCTATTAGATACTCGCAGAACATTCAGCGACGCGAAAGTTCCATCTGAGATGACAGCTGAGATGACAACAGCTATTTCGACTTCCATGATACAAGGGCAGCCGATCTCAACCCCACAAGATGAGAAAATTTCTGTATCAAGTATACCAGGTTCCAATCTTGATGAAAAGGAGTTTGCAAGTGGTATAATTAGTGCAAAGATTGATAATGGTGGCAAGACCTATGAGAATGATACAGATAAAGATATCGAGATGACATCTCTCGCTGGCAATTTGACAACAGAAGATACGAAAAAGAAAGTTGTTAGGAAGCCACGGGGCCCATATAGGAAGAGACAGCCCAAAACAGAGATTCAGCGCTCGTCATCTCCAAAGTTAGCAGGCTCGGTTACTTACACGGAAAGCTCCGATGAGGAGTCGACAGTCTATTGTATATGCCGTACAGGAGACGATGGTAGATGGATGATAGGATGTGATTTTTGCGATGACTGGTTTCATGGTGACTGTATCAATATGGATACAGTTAAAGCCAAATTAGTTATGAAGTTTGCCTGTCCACTCTGTCAAGAAAAGGGCTATCGTCCCACATGGCGACGTAAATGTCGT
The Sugiyamaella lignohabitans strain CBS 10342 chromosome A, complete sequence genome window above contains:
- the NAM8 gene encoding Nam8p (RNA binding protein, component of the U1 snRNP protein; mutants are defective in meiotic recombination and in formation of viable spores, involved in the formation of DSBs through meiosis-specific splicing of REC107 pre-mRNA; Nam8p regulon embraces the meiotic pre-mRNAs of REC107, HFM1, AMA1 SPO22 and PCH2; the putative RNA binding domains RRM2 and RRM3 are required for Nam8p meiotic function; GO_component: GO:0005685 - U1 snRNP [Evidence IDA] [PMID 9630245]; GO_component: GO:0071004 - U2-type prespliceosome [Evidence IDA] [PMID 16618970]; GO_component: GO:0000243 - commitment complex [Evidence IPI] [PMID 10072386]; GO_component: GO:0005737 - cytoplasm [Evidence IDA] [PMID 23222640]; GO_component: GO:0005739 - mitochondrion [Evidence IEA,IEA]; GO_component: GO:0005634 - nucleus [Evidence IDA] [PMID 23222640]; GO_function: GO:0003723 - RNA binding [Evidence IEA]; GO_function: GO:0003723 - RNA binding [Evidence IPI] [PMID 10072385]; GO_function: GO:0003729 - mRNA binding [Evidence IPI] [PMID 10072386]; GO_function: GO:0003729 - mRNA binding [Evidence IDA] [PMID 23222640]; GO_function: GO:0003676 - nucleic acid binding [Evidence IEA]; GO_function: GO:0000166 - nucleotide binding [Evidence IEA]; GO_process: GO:0006397 - mRNA processing [Evidence IEA]; GO_process: GO:0006376 - mRNA splice site selection [Evidence IMP] [PMID 10072385]; GO_process: GO:0000398 - mRNA splicing, via spliceosome [Evidence IPI] [PMID 10072386]; GO_process: GO:0048026 - positive regulation of mRNA splicing, via spliceosome [Evidence IMP] [PMID 10983980]) yields the protein MSRAAENFKLKLQQKKSRRPPPPRQLSVTPPPSALKGPELQLPGTGPLTDEEFQRAAALQQSVYAIRQDNSRQLISQTSQPAANESAKSRVTVKRTGGGKTWEDSSLLEWDPTHFRLFVGNLSPGVTDSNLIQGFKKYPTMSKCKVVMDHRTGKNKGYGFVAFKDADDYFRAFKEMNGKYIGLRPIQLRRANTELQPTKVKARSKPYDRK
- the SPP1 gene encoding Spp1p (Subunit of COMPASS (Set1C); a complex which methylates histone H3 on lysine 4 and is required in telomeric transcriptional silencing; interacts with Orc2p; PHD finger domain protein similar to human CGBP, an unmethylated CpG binding protein; relocalizes to the cytosol in response to hypoxia; GO_component: GO:0048188 - Set1C/COMPASS complex [Evidence IPI] [PMID 11687631]; GO_component: GO:0048188 - Set1C/COMPASS complex [Evidence IPI] [PMID 11742990]; GO_component: GO:0048188 - Set1C/COMPASS complex [Evidence IPI] [PMID 11752412]; GO_component: GO:0005829 - cytosol [Evidence IDA] [PMID 22932476]; GO_component: GO:0005634 - nucleus [Evidence IEA,IEA]; GO_component: GO:0005634 - nucleus [Evidence IDA] [PMID 22932476]; GO_function: GO:0003682 - chromatin binding [Evidence IDA] [PMID 18845545]; GO_function: GO:0042800 - histone methyltransferase activity (H3-K4 specific) [Evidence IDA] [PMID 11742990]; GO_function: GO:0042800 - histone methyltransferase activity (H3-K4 specific) [Evidence IMP] [PMID 11752412]; GO_function: GO:0042800 - histone methyltransferase activity (H3-K4 specific) [Evidence IDA] [PMID 11805083]; GO_function: GO:0046872 - metal ion binding [Evidence IEA]; GO_function: GO:0035064 - methylated histone binding [Evidence IDA] [PMID 17142463]; GO_function: GO:0008270 - zinc ion binding [Evidence IEA]; GO_process: GO:0006348 - chromatin silencing at telomere [Evidence IMP] [PMID 11687631]; GO_process: GO:0006348 - chromatin silencing at telomere [Evidence IMP] [PMID 11752412]; GO_process: GO:0006348 - chromatin silencing at telomere [Evidence IMP] [PMID 11805083]; GO_process: GO:0051568 - histone H3-K4 methylation [Evidence IDA] [PMID 11742990]; GO_process: GO:0051568 - histone H3-K4 methylation [Evidence IDA,IMP] [PMID 11752412]; GO_process: GO:0051568 - histone H3-K4 methylation [Evidence IDA] [PMID 11805083]; GO_process: GO:0006355 - regulation of transcription, DNA-templated [Evidence IMP] [PMID 11687631]); its protein translation is MEISKMLIDPEEDPTVPLGDNSPSLSTDLLDTRRTFSDAKVPSEMTAEMTTAISTSMIQGQPISTPQDEKISVSSIPGSNLDEKEFASGIISAKIDNGGKTYENDTDKDIEMTSLAGNLTTEDTKKKVVRKPRGPYRKRQPKTEIQRSSSPKLAGSVTYTESSDEESTVYCICRTGDDGRWMIGCDFCDDWFHGDCINMDTVKAKLVMKFACPLCQEKGYRPTWRRKCRLPGCYNLPFVSPESESISKYCSREHGLFFIKSRINKLVGISSPEMSTLVKAIPDVKSFHALGTELPGVPDEEIQSKLDQKLISQIQLEKSQVELRLSYFESRKKYIKMAKDRAKRISEEIAQEQGVKKRDICGMDELFINENHEIIKQRAGLEFLPGRQGICLNEKRKCLKHNGWAAIVLDEALLQERQSQAKLEELNIRLNDLYYQAKIAMLEAQ